In Bombus pascuorum chromosome 13, iyBomPasc1.1, whole genome shotgun sequence, a single genomic region encodes these proteins:
- the LOC132913504 gene encoding RING finger protein unkempt homolog isoform X3: MKSDSKPLLTAQAEKANHYTYLKEFRVEQCPLFIQRKCTQHRPFTCFNWHFMNQRRRRPVRKRDRTFNYSADNYCTKYDETTGICPDGDECPFLHRTAGDTERRYHLRYYKTCMCVHDTDTRGFCVKNGPHCAFAHGNHDLRPPVYDIKEIQALENPDSDPNSSSNGPNILDKERNLMNEDPKWQDTNYVLSNYKTEPCKRPPRLCRQGYACPQYHNSKDKRRSPRKYKYRSTPCPNVKHGEEWGEPGNCEQGDACTYCHTRTEQQFHPEIYKSTKCNDVQQAGYCPRGVFCAFAHVDQEMSLARDMAVPIDCGTNLADILSNALPPDKRSHEKDKQLSDSSNGSGEVSESASTSSVGSNSSHSKAPGAQLHNSNSNSTVNTSNQQKLTSILYNPSSLLQVGEIRKQVVAIDSDPLLTKAEKAQQKQSLYIAYSLNGTLGNHSLATTVSPLSSSFYPNDTVESVVGNALDELHLDDPLNLVESIHRDTNSPISNSISAGLASSGLLGSSAPVNIPGMNERSVLTNFSPSTSSPLQHLHSTGFLTGSRFSHQDSIESTMPFMNQVSDPFSNHISQLSSSASKLSGFNSSLFDFTNQGMSPSRTQPLPASPLVNAFSISPSNTGSLSEVQRLREELTSSRAQLATWDERINQARAACAAWQLESEEAKRKASIAEQQRDEALLQVKALRVENEASGGGPYLHTLRRTSELRSLSIAALKSIQSQLRSDLEEVEKVLYRETATKCMVCEEQNRTVTLSPCNHYVVCSTCAPNQRECPYCQTPVVSTS, encoded by the exons ATGAAGTCCGACTCTAAACCTTTGTTGACAGCTCAGGCGGAAAAGGCGAATCATTACAC ATACTTGAAGGAATTTCGCGTCGAACAATGTCCCCTCTTTATACAGCGCAAATGCACACAGCACCGACCCTTCACGTGCTTCAACTGGCACTTTATGAACCAGCGGAGGCGAAGACCGGTGAGAAAGAGGGACCGCACCTTCAACTATAGCGCTGATAATTATTGCACCAAGTATGACGAGACTACCGGCATATGTCCAGATGGAGACGA GTGTCCGTTTCTTCACCGTACTGCTGGCGACACAGAAAGACGTTACCACCTACGTTATTATAAAACCTGCATGTGTGTCCATGATACAGACACACGTGGGTTCTGTGTCAAGAATGGCCCTCATTGTGCCTTTGCACATGGTAATCATGATCTTCGTCCACCTGTCTATGACATTAAGGAGATACAGGCGCTGGAGAACCCTGATTCTGATCCTAATTCATCTTCTAATGGACCAAACATACTTGACAAAGAAAGGAACTTAATGAATGAAGATCCAAAATGGCAGGATACGAATTATGTACTCAGTAATTACAAAACAGAACCTTGCAAACGTCCACCAAGACTTTGTCGTCAGGGCTATGCCTGTCCACAATATCACAACAGTAAAGATAAAAGACGTAGTCCACGCAAGTACAAGTACAG ATCAACACCATGTCCTAATGTAAAACATGGAGAAGAATGGGGTGAACCAGGCAATTGCGAACAAGGAGATGCTTGTACATATTGTCATACACGTACGGAACAACAATTCCATCCTGAGATATACAAATCCACAAAGTGTAACGATGTACAACAAGCTGGATATTGTCCACGCGGAGTCTTCTGTGCTTTTGCACATGTTGACC AAGAAATGAGCCTGGCGAGGGACATGGCGGTACCTATAGATTGTGGCACCAATCTGGCAGATATTCTAAGCAATGCGCTTCCACCCGATAAGCGCAGTCATGAGAAGGATAAACAACTTAGTGATAGTAGT AATGGAAGCGGTGAAGTATCAGAATCAGCAAGTACTAGTAGCGTTGGCAGTAACAGTTCACACAGTAAAGCTCCTGGTGCTCAACTCCATAACTCCAATTCTAATAGCACCGTAAACACTTCCAATCAGCAAAAGTTAACAAGCATACTTTATAATCCCAGTTCTCTTTTGCAAGTT GgtgaaatacgaaaacaagTGGTTGCAATAGACAGTGATCCTTTATTAACGAAAGCAGAGAAAGCTCAACAGAAACAAAGCCTATATATTGCATATAGTTTGAATGGAACCTTAGGGAATCATTCATTAGCAACTACCGTCTCACCACTTTCAAGTTCATTTTACCCAAATGATACTGTGGAATCTGTAGTAG GAAATGCATTAGATGAGTTACATCTAGATGACCCCTTAAATTTAGTAGAATCAATTCATAGGGATACTAATTCACCAATTAGCAATTCAATATCAGCAGGCCTAGCAAGTTCTGGACTATTAGGTAGCTCAGCACCAGTTAATATTCCTGGAATGAATGAACGTTCAGTTCTTACGAATTTTTCGCCATCAACTTCCAGTCCACTGCAGCATCTACATTCGACTGGTTTTCTTACTGGATCTAGATTTTCTCACCAGGATTCAATAGAATCG ACTATGCCATTTATGAATCAAGTATCAGATCCATTTAGCAATCATATTTCACAGCTTAGCAGTTCAGCTTCTAAGCTTAGCGGATTTAATAGTAGCTTATTTGATTTTACGAATCAAGGAATGTCTCCATCTCGTACTCAACCTCTCCCAGCATCTCCATTGGTTAATGCATTTTCCATTAGTCCAAGTAACACAGGATCTTTATCTGAG GTACAAAGGCTCAGGGAGGAATTAACGTCAAGTCGTGCGCAACTAGCAACGTGGGACGAACGTATTAATCAAGCTAGAGCTGCTTGCGCTGCATGGCAATTAGAAAGTGAGGAGGCtaaaagaaaagcaagtaTCGCTGAACAGCAGAGAGATGAG GCCTTGTTGCAAGTGAAAGCATTAAGGGTAGAAAATGAAGCGTCTGGTGGTGGACCATACCTTCACACATTGAGAAGAACAAGTGAGCTCAGATCGTTATCGATAGCCGCATTAAAATCAATTCAATCACAGCTTCGTTCGGATCTCGAAGAAGTAGAAAAG GTGCTGTACAGAGAAACGGCAACAAAGTGCATGGTTTGCGAAGAACAAAATCGCACTGTTACCCTCTCACCCTGTAACCACTACGTGGTCTGCTCGACGTGCGCTCCAAATCAACGAGAGTGCCCGTACTGCCAGACTCCGGTTGTCTCCACAAGTTAG